A single Denticeps clupeoides chromosome 7, fDenClu1.1, whole genome shotgun sequence DNA region contains:
- the LOC114793407 gene encoding uncharacterized protein LOC114793407 yields MNGTLYISFFQGQLESALEQVVQLAVQEITKTVGASLNALLLETAARDQENQRLRLRLQAKGGAKCDAARAEGAERGVRQGAPRLEQKGRAVVQLKVVMEQVLEFALCELTKIVEDSFDDLFLELTKKDSETDALRDRLRAWGKDVREERKGSITAAAVEERDNDSDSPGSSERARQELFGGRNLKQEVLEKKEQATSRETMNEPDKQKVLNVTQDWVPIMDKVFGQKWCSDLWKIKELKAVKAEDNTDLATGPTPNMEALIRETLDPPPPGAKTDKEKLQWLETEPMKVVIPPSNSQGEPVVCNTGDESQMKSPSMLHRLLTLPSQLLEGEEESMEGIPSLSEAPCDADIPLALDKKTSPASPTSAKGNDKADDDDEEEEEDEEEKSDDSDCSFSPKAKSKKQHVCKQCGKKFSRAHLLKAHRQTHSTPGIRCSECGKRFTQIARLQTHLRTHAGKTT; encoded by the exons ATGAACGGCACGCTGTACATTTCGTTTTTCCAAGGTCAGCTCGAGTCTGCCCTCGAGCAGGTCGTGCAACTCGCCGTCCAGGAAATCACCAAGACCGTGGGCGCCAGCCTCAACGCGCTGCTGCTGGAGACGGCCGCCAGGGACCAGGAGAACCAgcggctgcggctgcggctCCAGGCGAAAGGCGGCGCGAAGTGCGACGCGGCGCGGGCCGAGGGCGCGGAGCGCGGCGTGCGCCAGGGCGCGCCGCGGCTGGAGCAGAAGGGACGGGCTGTGG TTCAGCTGAAAGTGGTGATGGAGCAGGTGCTGGAGTTTGCCTTGTGTGAACTCACCAAGATTGTTGAGGACAGCTTCGACGATCTCTTCCTGGAGTTGACCAAAAAAGACAGCGAGACAGATGCCTTGAGGGACCGACTGCGTGCCTGGGGGAAAGATGTCAGGGAGGAAAGGAAGGGAAGCATCACTGCAGCTGCAGTAGAGGAGCGTGACAATGACTCCGACTCCCCTGGCAGCTCCGAGAGAGCCAGACAGGAACTGTTTGGTGGCAGAAACCTTAAGCAAGAGGTTTTGGAGAAAAAAGAGCAGGCGACGTCACGTGAAACCATGAACG AGCCAGACAAGCAGAAGGTCCTCAACGTCACACAGGACTGGGTTCCAATCATGGACAAGGTCTTTGGACAGAAGTGGTGCAGTGACCTCTGGAAGATCAAAGAACTCAAAGCAGTAAAAGCCGAAGACAACACAGATCTGGCCACAGGGCCGACACCCAACATGGAAGCTCTTATCAGGGAGACCCTGGACCCACCGCCCCCAGGAGCCAAGACCGACAAAGAGAAACTGCAGTGGCTGGAGACTGAGCCCATGAAAGTGGTGATCCCACCCTCCAACTCTCAAGGGGAGCCAGTGGTCTGCAACACAG GTGACGAGTCTCAAATGAAATCCCCGTCGATGCTGCACAGGCTCCTCACTCTTCCCTCCCAGCTGCTGGAGGGTGAGGAGGAATCCATGGAGGGCATCCCATCTCTCTCTGAGGCACCATGTGATGCGGACATCCCTCTGGCGCTTGATAAAAAAACCAGCCCAGCTTCTCCAACTTCTGCAAAGGGTAATGATAAGGCTGATGACgacgatgaagaggaggaggaggatgaagaggagaaaAGCGATGATTCTGACTGCTCCTTTTCCCCCAAGGCAAAGAGCAAAAAGCAGCATGTGTGCAAACAGTGCGGTAAGAAATTTAGCAGGGCGCACCTGCTCAAAGCCCACCGACAGACACACAGCACGCCGGGTATCCGCTGCTCTGAGTGCGGCAAGAGGTTCACGCAGATAGCACGTCTGCAAACTCACTTACGGACACATGCTGGGAAAACCACCTGA